In one Nicotiana tomentosiformis chromosome 6, ASM39032v3, whole genome shotgun sequence genomic region, the following are encoded:
- the LOC104117840 gene encoding alanine aminotransferase 2-like, with translation MRRFVTHRARNLITSTVTRTRTTTSICSSSPPLTSPLPAAFRFLSTLQPSSPSPDSMASDYSSTPVTLDTLNPKVLNCEYAVRGEIVTLAQKLQQEIKENPGSHPFDEILYCNIGNPQSLAQQPITFFREVLALCDHPAILDKSETQGLFSADAIERAFQILDQIPGRATGAYSHSQGIKGLRDTIASGIEARDGFPADPNDLFLTDGASPAVHMMMQLLIRSENDGILCPIPQYPLYSASIALHGGTLVPYYLDEQTGWGLEISELEQQLKTAKSKGIDVRALVVINPGNPTGQVLGEANQREIVEFCKREGLVLLADEVYQENVYVPDKKFHSFKKISRSMGYGEKDISLVSFQSVSKGFYGECGKRGGYMEVTGFSPEVREQIYKLSSVNLCSNISGQILASLVMSPPKVGDESYESFSAEKEGILSSLARRAKTLEDALNSLEGVTCNRAEGAMYLFPRINLPDKAIKAAEAAKTAPDAFYARRLLNATGIVVVPGSGFRQVPGTWHFRCTILPQEEKIPAIVSRLTEFHEKFMNEFRG, from the exons ATGCGGAGATTCGTAACCCACAGAGCTAGAAATCTCATCACCAGTACTGTAACCAGAACTAGAACTACTACTTCTATTtgttcttcttctcctcctcttaCTTCCCCATTACCTGCTGCGTTTCGTTTCTTGTCCACTCTTCAgccttcttctccttctcctgaTTCAATGGCTTCCGATTATTCATCCACACCTGTCACTCTAGACACCCTTAACCCCAAG GTTTTGAACTGTGAGTATGCTGTCCGTGGAGAGATTGTCACACTTGCTCAG AAATTGCAGCAAGAAATCAAGGAGAATCCAGGTTCTCATCCCTTTGATGAG ATCTTATACTGCAATATTGGAAATCCTCAATCACTGGCTCAGCAGCCTATCACTTTCTTTAGAGAG GTCCTTGCATTGTGCGACCATCCAGCCATTTTAGACAAAAGTGAAACACAAGGTCTGTTCAG tGCGGATGCCATAGAACGAGCTTTCCAGATCCTTGACCAAATTCCTGGGAGAGCAACTGGTGCATACAGCCACAGTCAG GGTATCAAAGGATTACGCGATACAATCGCTTCTGGTATTGAAGCTCGTGATGGCTTCCCTGCGGATCCAAATGATCTTTTCTTGACTGATGGTGCAAGCCCAGCG GTTCACATGATGATGCAGCTGCTCATCAGGTCAGAGAATGATGGAATTCTCTGTCCCATTCCCCAGTATCCTCTTTACTCTGCTTCAATTGCCCTCCATGGTGGAACTCTT GTTCCTTATTATCTTGATGAACAAACAGGATGGGGGCTTGAGATCTCAGAACTTGAGCAACAGCTGAAAACTGCAAAATCCAAGGGTATTGATGTTAGGGCTTTGGTTGTGATCAATCCAGGCAACCCTACTGGGCAG GTTCTTGGTGAGGCCAATCAACGGGAAATTGTAGAGTTCTGCAAGAGGGAAGGCCTTGTCCTTCTGGCTGATGAA GTCTATCAAGAAAATGTTTACGTGCCTGACAAGAAATTCCACTCATTTAAAAAAATTTCCCGCTCTATGGGATATGGTGAAAAGGATATATCTTTAGTGTCTTTCCAGTCCGTGTCAAAAG GATTCTATGGAGAGTGTGGAAAGCGAGGAGGTTACATGGAGGTCACTGGTTTTAGCCCTGAAGTGAGGGAACAGATATACAAACTGTCGTCTGTCAATCTGTGTTCCAATATCTCTGGTCAGATACTTGCAAGCCTCGTCATGAGTCCCCCAAAG GTGGGAGATGAATCATATGAGTCTTTTTCTGCTGAGAAAGAAGGAATACTCTCTTCCTTGGCAAGACGTGCAAAG ACACTAGAAGATGCATTAAATAGTTTGGAAGGAGTGACATGCAATAGAGCAGAAGGGGCTATGTATCTCTTTCCACGTATTAACTTGCCCGATAAAGCAATAAAAGCAGCAGAAGCAGCTAAAACTGCACCAGATGCCTTTTATGCTCGACGCCTCCTTAATGCCACTGGAATCGTTGTTGTTCCAGGCTCTGGATTTCGTCAG GTTCCTGGAACCTGGCATTTTAGGTGCACAATATTACCACAAGAAGAGAAGATACCAGCTATTGTATCCCGTCTTACCGAATTCCATGAGAAGTTCATGAATGAATTTCGCGGCTAA